CGTCCGGCCTCGGCAAAGTCGATGTGACTCTGGGGCTTCCGAGCTTCGTCGGCGACGACGTGAAGGAGATGCGCGAAGCGGCACGCGCCAACCTTGCCCTGTACACGACGTTCCCGTTCTTCCAGCGGCTTTTCCGCGCGAGCGGGTTCGCGGCCGAAGCCGATCAGATGGAGAAAGGGGGGGGAGGCGCCTCGCTGAGTGACCGGATTCTGGATGCCGTGTGCCTCACTGGCCCGATGGCGCGCTGCCGGGAACAGCTCGCGGCGTTTCGCAGCGCCGGCGTCGACCTGCCGATCCTCGTCGCTCCGATCGGCGTCGCCGGCGCGCGCGACGTGATCAAGGCCTTTCGCCGTTAGCGAAAGGATTCAGATGCCTTTCCTCATTGAGGTGATGGCAGCAAGGCTCTTGGATCCCTCTCCCCCAATGGGGCAGAGGGCCCCGCAAGGCTCTTAGATCCCTCTCCCCCATTGGGGGCGAGGGCCGGGTGAGGGGGAGCTGTGACGCGACGCCCGACCCGTCCACGCCCAAAGCAGCGTGCCAAGAAGCCGCCCACCCCCCACACTCCCGAAGAGCTTGCCCGCGCCGCCACCGCCCACGGCGCCCCGGCCGGGCCGTCCGGGGACAAGGTTAAAGTCCCCCTGACCCTCACGCTGAGCCGCGCGCAAGCCGAGCGCCTGACGGCCCGGGCGATTCGCGAAGGGAAGAATCTGGACGCCCTCGTGGCGGAGATTCTCGAAAAGGCGGCCGGAGCGCCCGACGCTTGAGGCGAGGGCAACAAGAAGCTTGGATCCCTCTACCCATTGAAGAGAGGGCCGTAAGGATCTTGGACCCCTCAGCGGAGAGGGCAGGGCGCCCCAGCTTTCATCCCTCTCCCCCATTGGGGGAGAGGGCCGCAGTTCGAGCCGAGACGCCCGCCTGGGGCGGTGAGGCGAGGGCTGAGTAGGTGAGGGGGAGATGTGAAGCGGCTCGTTCGGTATCTCCTCACGGCTGCCGTCGTGCTGATCGTGCTCGTGGTGGGGTTCTTCGGCCTGGTGCTGGTCGCCTCCGAGCTTGGAGGCGAGGTCATCACCCTTCACACGCAGACGGCGAGCGGCGAGAAACGCACTCATCTGTGGGTCGTCGACGACGCCGGCTTCGCCTGGGTGCGCGCCGGCATGTCCGGCTCGGGCTGGCTCGCGCGCATCGAGCGGAACCCCATTGTCCTGGTAGAGCGCGGCGGACGGCTGATCCGCTACCGCGCCGTGCCCGTGCGCCAGCCGCAGGTCCGTGACCGGATCCATGCGCTGATGCTCGAGAAGTACGGGAGGGCCGACCGGCTGGTGAGCGTGCTTCGCGATCCCGCTCAGTCCGTGCCCGTGCGCCTCGAGCCCCTCGGCCCAGCTCGCTAGAATCCGCTGCGTCCGGCTGGCGCTCCGTCAGGCCTTCTGACTCAGTTGCGCGCCCAGGAACGTCTTGACACCCGGCCCGCCCGTCAATCTGAGCAACACGCCGTCGCGCTCCGACCAGGCGAGCCCGAAGTCGAGGAATGAGCAGCACCGGCGCTCGAGGGTGATCCACTCGGCCACCTTCACAAACAGCGCCGGATCCGACGGGAAGCGCACGGCATATCCGTCCGGGAGTTCGCGGGTCTCGCCCGCGCCTTTCATCGCTGTCCGGAGTTCCCGGTAGCGAACCGTCTGGCGACCCTCCAACACGTCGAGTCGGCACGTCAAGGTGTTCGTCATCGCTCACTCCTTTCGGGTGAGATTGCCTTTGACACAATTGGGCAATTGCCGTGGCAGCGGCATCCCGCGATCGCGAGCAGCTCGCGCTTCACGGTGACGAGGCGGCGGATCTTTTGGTCTATCTCGTCGATCTTCGCGGCCGCGCGAGACCTGACGTGCCGCGTTCGCCCGCGGACGTGATCCCGCGGTATCCGCGACAGCTCAACGATCTCGCGGAGCGTGAACCCTAGGCCCTGTGCCCATTTGACGAGCCGCACGCGCTCCACTGTCTCAGCGGGATACGCTCGGTAACCCGAGGTCCGCCGCGGCGGAGGCGGGATGAGCCCGCGGCGTTCGTAGTACCGCAATGTCTCCCGGTGCACGCCAGCCCGGGCCGCGACTTCACCTGCCCGCAGCGCTATTTTCTCCATCGTCATCCTCCAAGAGGATCCTGCACCCTGTATCATGGTCCGGAGTCAAGTCCTTCTTTGCGACGCCGCCATGAGTCGTGTGGCCGTTCCTTAGCTCTTCTTCCGTCGCTTGGCGAGAAACTCTTCCATGTGGCGCTTGGCATCGCCCGCGGCGAAGGCGTCGTGCTGCGCCTCGACGCAGAAGCGCGCCGTGGCCCGGAAGTGCTCCTCGGTCAGTCGCCGCGCCCACTCCTTGTCGAGCTTGAGGGCGAGGGGGGCGTAGCCGGCGAGCTTGCCGGCCAGGGCCAGGGCTTCGCGGCGGAGCCGGGCCGGCGGGACCACCTTGCAGGTGAGCCCGGCCTGGAGCGCCTGGTGAGCGTTCAGCGTGTCGCCGCTCAGCACGAGGTAGAGGCTCCGGCTCATGCCGATGAGGTGCCAGAGGAGGCCGAGCCCGAAGATTGCCGGGATCCCGTCCTGGATCTCCGGCATGCCGTACTTCGCAGTGGTCGATGAGATGCGAATGTCGGCGAGGAGCGCCAGCTGACAGCCCGCGCCCATGGCCCAGCCGCTCACCGCCGCGATGATGGGCACGTGCAGCGCGCGGAACTTCTCGTAGAGGCGTTCGTACTCCCGCACCCACTCCTCGGCGCCCGCCCCGTCCAGGTCCTTGGCCTCGTTCAGGTCCTGCCCCGCGCTGAAGGCCTTCCCCGCGCCGATCAGGACGACGGCGCGGATACCGGGATCCGCGGCCACGCGCCCAAGCGCCTCCGCGAGCTCGCCCTTGAGAGCCCGGCTCAGCGCGTTCAGCACGCGGGGGCGGTTGAGGGTGATCACGGCAATGTCCGCCTTCCGCTCGAAGACGATGTTCGAGTACATGGGGCCTCCTCTCAACCTCGGTTGCGCCGAGACAACATTGCGAGCATCTCATAGCGGATACGTCTACGCCCCGAGGTCGAAGCGAGATATGGTCTACGAAAGGAGGTCACTATGGGACGCACCGCGCTGATGCTGGCTCTGACCCTGGCCCTTGGAATCGCAGCAGGGGTCATCGGAGAACAAATCCTGAATGCCCAGCAGGTGTCCGACCCGCGGGTCGCGGATCTCGTGCGGGCCGGTAGGGTTCGAGTTGGGTTGGGCT
The sequence above is a segment of the Candidatus Methylomirabilota bacterium genome. Coding sequences within it:
- a CDS encoding MerR family transcriptional regulator, which codes for MIQGAGSSWRMTMEKIALRAGEVAARAGVHRETLRYYERRGLIPPPPRRTSGYRAYPAETVERVRLVKWAQGLGFTLREIVELSRIPRDHVRGRTRHVRSRAAAKIDEIDQKIRRLVTVKRELLAIAGCRCHGNCPIVSKAISPERSER
- a CDS encoding enoyl-CoA hydratase/isomerase family protein, which gives rise to MYSNIVFERKADIAVITLNRPRVLNALSRALKGELAEALGRVAADPGIRAVVLIGAGKAFSAGQDLNEAKDLDGAGAEEWVREYERLYEKFRALHVPIIAAVSGWAMGAGCQLALLADIRISSTTAKYGMPEIQDGIPAIFGLGLLWHLIGMSRSLYLVLSGDTLNAHQALQAGLTCKVVPPARLRREALALAGKLAGYAPLALKLDKEWARRLTEEHFRATARFCVEAQHDAFAAGDAKRHMEEFLAKRRKKS